The Spiroplasma litorale nucleotide sequence GTAGAAAATAACTGCAACCAAGGCAACTTCTCCTCTATGATCTTTTGCTAATCCGAATGCACATCCAATAGCAAATAATAATGGTAAATTATCAAAAGGAACTGAACCAGGTTTTTGAATAACTAATGAAATTCATCAACCTCAACTATGTTCTTCTGCTAATTCCATACCTAAAGCGCCAAAACGGTTTAATATAGCTGCAAATGGTAAAACTGCAATTGGAAATTGTAATGTTTTACCTAATTCTTGCAACATAGTAAGAAACTTACTTCAAGCGTTTGGTCCACCTGACTTTTGAGACTTTAGTTTAACTTTTTTGTCGCTTTTTGCGACACTAACTTTAGCTTCTGCCATATTGATACCTTTCTACGAGCAAGAAATTGCTCCTTAAAAAATTATATCAAAATACCTCCTGAAATAAAATTCACTTTTGGAAATTTTTTTTACTTTAATATTACTTCTAATGATAAAGGAACAAAAATAACAAACATTATATAACCAGTTAAAGCTAAGATGATAATTCCATAGTATTGTCAAAATCTAAAAAACTTATATTTACCTGGTGTTAGGTCAAAAGATTCTTTTTCGATTTTTTTACGTTTTTTAAATTTAAATAAAAATAAAGTTGCTAAGATTCCTACAACTAATCCTGCAATCCCTATACCGAATAAAGATCAAGCAGTTGACTTTGAAAGAGTTGCTAATAACATATACGTCTCCTATTCATAAAAATATTATATTATTTAATTAAAGATAGTTCATATAATTTTTTAAATCTTCCTTCTTTTGATTTAAGTTCATCAAATGTACCTACATCATTAATTCCGTTTTCATCAAGAACAATAATCTGATCAAACTCTTTAATAGTACTCAATCTATGCGCAATTGCAATTGTTGTTCTTCCCTCCATTAAGTGATCAAGTTCTTTTTTTATTTCTTTTTCAACTATATTGTCAAGAGCACTTGTAGCTTCATCTAAAATTAAAATTTCAGGATTTTTTAAGATCATTCTTGCAATAACTAACCTTTGTTTTTGACCACCACTAAAAATAAATCCTCTTTCTCCAAGTATCGTTTCATAACCATCTGGCAAAGTTAAAACAAAATTGTGTAATTTTGCTTTTTTAGATGCCTCTATTGCTTCTAATTTAGTTTTATTAAAATTTGCATATAATAAGTTTTCCATTATAGTTCCATATAAAATTTGTGGATCTTGTTCAACATAACCAACTCTTGATAGATAATCTGATTTTTTTAGATCTTTAATATTGACATTATCAATTAATATTTCTCCACTTGAAACATCATAATATCTTAGCATAAGTCTTGCAATTGTAGATTTACCAACTCCACTTTGACCAACTATTGCATACCTTTTTCCTTTTTTAAATGAATAATCAAAATTTGGAAGAATAATTTTTGATGGTTCATCAGGATATCAAAATTTAACTTTTTTAAATTCAATTTTATTTACATCTTTTATTATTTCACCCTCAGTTTTAAAATCTATTAGACTTTTAGAATTATAAATATAATTTAATCTCATAACGCAATTTGAAAGCCTAGTTAAACCACGCATTGCAGTTGGTAAAATCAATAAACCATAAAGCATGTTATAACAAGCAGTTGAAAAGGTAACAATTAAAATTGAAAGTTCGCTTGGGTTTAAATCATTTCTTATACCAACAACTAATAGAATTGCAACTATTGGCATAAATCAAGAAAACACATTAACAAAGACGTTTAAAACTGTTTGATAAACTACTGAAACTCTTGCTTTTTTTTCGTAAGTTTTATGTAAGTCTTTTGATCTTTCTACTTCATAATTTTCAGTTCCACTTGATTTAATAACTCTAATACTAATCAATCTATCAGTTATATCTGCATCAATATTTTGTCTAATATCAAAAGCAATAATTATTGCACGTCTATAATAAATAAATAAAACCCAAATAACGAAAGTCATACATATAAAATATCCTAAAATAATAGCTGCAAGTTCCACATCAATTGTAAACAATAATGTTGTCATTGTAATCAAACTAGTTATTGCATAAATTAAATTAATTAAAAATTCATTAAACGCATCTCCAGCATTACTACTATCATTTATAACTCTTGACATTGTTAAACCTATTTGATTTTTAGAGTAATAATTAATATCTATTTCTACTAAATGTTGTAGTGCTTTTAATCTTAAATATATTTCCATTTTTCTTGCAAATAAACTTGCAAAAAAGTTTGTAAAGAACTCTAAAAAAACATAAAATGAATATCAACATATCCCAATAATAATCCAGTCTTTATAATCAAAGCTTCAAGCTAAAAAATTTGTTGGATGCCCAGTTTCTAGAGTTGTTACTAGTTTATTAACTATTACAGCTAATGATGTAAAAACTATTGAGTCAAATATAATAAAAGAAATTGCACATAAAAAAATGACAGGTTGTGCTTTAATTCCTTCAATCATTAACCTTACAGACGCTAAAAATTTCTTTTTGCTAAAAGCTTTTTCACTTGTAAATTTTTTTCTCATATATTTCACCAAAGTTAAAAGAAAAAGACCATATTTAATGGTCTTTATATTTATTTAATATACTACATTTTATAATAAAAACAATAGTTAATTTTTATTATTGATTTGTTTATGTACTTTTTTTTGTTCTAATTGAACAACACTTTTTTTAGTAATTTTAATTACTTTTGCTAATCTTTCTAATCTAAGTTGTTTAAATAATAAATCAGTATATTTTTTATTGATTGCATGTAATATTCCAGCCATTAAAAAACTACCCCCAACCCAATTTCCTAATAATGTCGGAATTGTACTTAATCCGAAAAATATTAAAACATGAATAAATTCAGGAGATACTTTTGGATTAGTTCCTGCTCAATCTTGTTTAAAAATACATTCTAATAACATCATTCACATAAAGAACGAATTAGCAGGACCATGTTGAAATCCTCCAATAGCAAAATATAATATTGGAAAGATCAAAAGTAAGATTGCTGAAGTTGGGCTTTTTGTTGCACTTGTTAAAGGCAATGTAGAAGATACAGCCAAATTACATAAAATACCTGAGAAAAAACTATGAAGTATTGTTAACAATACTGTTCCCAATACTAATGTGCCCATTATTTGATCACCAACACCATAAAGTTTATGAACTCCAGTTGTGTATATTTTTTCTGCAATACTATCAGGATCAGTATTATGGAAAGCACCTGCTGCAACGTATGCAAGAGCAAAAATTAGTGTACCTAAAAAGTTACCAATTAAAACTGAGAATATTGCTTTAATATATTCTCTTCCTGATACACAACCTTTAAACATCGGAATTGTCGCAAGTGAGTGACTAGTAAATAATGCTCCACCTAAAAAAGTAATTAAGATGATGCAACCTGGAAAAATGGCTCCAAGAACTAGGGCTTCTAAATTTTCTGGTAAACCGTGCATTGCA carries:
- a CDS encoding formate/nitrite transporter family protein, with the translated sequence MSDKIDKLEMEIKELKNYDYSLLDGEHSFMLCGTLGGFKASIKKIQYTMIKQILLGLMSGVIIGFGYVACITAMHGLPENLEALVLGAIFPGCIILITFLGGALFTSHSLATIPMFKGCVSGREYIKAIFSVLIGNFLGTLIFALAYVAAGAFHNTDPDSIAEKIYTTGVHKLYGVGDQIMGTLVLGTVLLTILHSFFSGILCNLAVSSTLPLTSATKSPTSAILLLIFPILYFAIGGFQHGPANSFFMWMMLLECIFKQDWAGTNPKVSPEFIHVLIFFGLSTIPTLLGNWVGGSFLMAGILHAINKKYTDLLFKQLRLERLAKVIKITKKSVVQLEQKKVHKQINNKN
- a CDS encoding ABC transporter ATP-binding protein produces the protein MRKKFTSEKAFSKKKFLASVRLMIEGIKAQPVIFLCAISFIIFDSIVFTSLAVIVNKLVTTLETGHPTNFLAWSFDYKDWIIIGICWYSFYVFLEFFTNFFASLFARKMEIYLRLKALQHLVEIDINYYSKNQIGLTMSRVINDSSNAGDAFNEFLINLIYAITSLITMTTLLFTIDVELAAIILGYFICMTFVIWVLFIYYRRAIIIAFDIRQNIDADITDRLISIRVIKSSGTENYEVERSKDLHKTYEKKARVSVVYQTVLNVFVNVFSWFMPIVAILLVVGIRNDLNPSELSILIVTFSTACYNMLYGLLILPTAMRGLTRLSNCVMRLNYIYNSKSLIDFKTEGEIIKDVNKIEFKKVKFWYPDEPSKIILPNFDYSFKKGKRYAIVGQSGVGKSTIARLMLRYYDVSSGEILIDNVNIKDLKKSDYLSRVGYVEQDPQILYGTIMENLLYANFNKTKLEAIEASKKAKLHNFVLTLPDGYETILGERGFIFSGGQKQRLVIARMILKNPEILILDEATSALDNIVEKEIKKELDHLMEGRTTIAIAHRLSTIKEFDQIIVLDENGINDVGTFDELKSKEGRFKKLYELSLIK